A region of the Pricia mediterranea genome:
CTAGTATCGATTCCAGTTGCTTAAAATTGACCACATAGATAAGCCGGTCATTTACCCGGGTCGAGCGGTCGAAGCTGAAGTCGTAATTATTCAAGGTCTCGTCGGTAAAGATATATTCCGGATATTTCATGACATCTACAAAGAGAGCATTAAAAGGTCCGCCCTGCAATTTAAGCGCAACTGTATCCAATCTGCTGTAATCCGTGCTTTTCCGGGCCTTATACAATTTGACCCCGTCCTTTTTATAGGAGGTGTACGGTGTTTTGTATATATTGACCACCGCTTCGGACAGGGATACGTTCCTGCGTCTTTTCTTGATGGTTTCCCGATAGAAAGCGGTCATCAGGGTAGGATCATCAAAATAATTGTCGCCCTTCCGTTTCAAGGTTTCCCGAACGAGCGCCTCCGCATCTTTGGGAACTTCGACGTTGACTTCGGGGAGTTCGGTCACCGATACCCTAAGTTTAATTTCATTATTTCCGTTCTCATCGAACTGTACGAGAGGTATCGACTTGGTAGTATACCCTAGAAATGAAACAAGTACATTGCTGTCCAAAGGGTCATCGGCCATGTCGCTGGGCACTTTGAGCGCAAACTCGCCGTCGGCGTTCGTTATCGTGCTCACGTTCGTGCCTTCGATGGCCACCGTGGCAAAGACGAGGGATTTATTGGTGTCATTGCCTATTACTTCGCCTTTGTATTCCTTGAAGCTCTGATCTTGCGGTTCTTGTTGCACATTCTGATAAAAGGCGAATGCAGACGGTGTTGCGGTTACCCAGATCAACGACAAAAAGATGCATGCTGCGAGCCAGGATTTTTTCGGGATTTTGTTTGTTTTATTTTTCATAGCAGGGAAATGTTGTTCATTTTTTTTAAGCACCATTAAAGTAATGATTTTTAACGGAATAGTATGTTAAAAAAATCGTATTACTGCGAATTATTTTATTGGATTTGAGCGTAATCTGATGTTTTTATATTTGTTGGATAGATATGCACGTTGCCCTAGCACGCTTGAGGAAAGTCTAAACGAGTTCGATGACCAAAATTTCGGGTAGCGTGCGCCGGGTTCATGAACCTTTCTGGACAGACTTCCCGTCAAAGCTCCTCCCGACAGTTTAATCTCTGTGAACTTTGTCGGAATTGGCCGTCAAGCGTTTGATTTCCTTGAGTTCCGTCTCGGTCAAATCCCGCCATTTTCCCACGGGGATGTCCAGTGTAACGTTCAGGACACGGATGCGTTTTAAGTGTTTTACGCGATAGTCGAAATGCTCGCACATCCGGCGGATCTGCCGGTTTAGGCCTTGGGTGAGAATGATCCTGAATTCGCGTTCCCCGATTTGCATCACCTCGCACTTTTTGGTGACGGTATCCAAGATGGGCACCCCGTTCCGCATCCCCTGCAGAAATTGCTCGGTCAAGGGTCGGTCCACAGTGACCAGATACTCCTTGCCGTGATCGTTCCGGGAACGTAAAATCTTGTTGACGATATCTCCGTCGTTGGTCAGTAGAATAAGGCCTTCGCTGGGCTTGTCCAACCGGCCTATCGGAAAAATCCGCTTAGGGTAGCCGATATAATCGATGATGTTGTCCTTTTCGACCCGGGTATCCGTTGTGCAGACGATGCCCACAGGCTTGTTAAAGGCCAGGTAAACTGGTTTTTCTTGGGGTTCCGAAACCGGTTTGCCATCGACTCTGACCTCGTCACTATCGGTAATCTTCGTGCCCATTTCGGGCACTTGGCCATTGACGGTGACACGGCCTTGCTCGATGAGCTTATCGGCCGCCCGGCGGGAGCAGTAGCCCACCTCGCTGAGGTATTTGTTGATACGGGTTTGTTTAGGGTCTGACACTGGAACAAAGATAGTGAATCTTTCTTTCTGTCGTTCCGATCCGTTCCAAGATAACGAAAATGTTTCCGATAGCCTAGGTCCCGTTAACACAAAGCCTGAAAACGGGTTTTTCGCTCTTTTTCCGGTCAACGCATGAGCTGGCTCCTCTTTCAAAGGTCAAATTCTTGGCCTCTTCTTTCGGCCCTGTTGCTTTTGGCCAATATAGCTCTATGTTCGGCTAAAAGCGCCAAAAAATCCAAAGAAATCAGCACAAAATCCGCGATTTCCGTTTAAGGTTAACAGACTTTAATTAAACCATTTTTGATTTTTTAAGTCTAAAAGTTAGGTTCTGACACCCCATGATTTATCAATTTATCTTATTTTTAGGCTTCTCGGTGGGATAAGGGCAAAGAACAATCGATTCCGTCGGATGATTTTTAATGAATACACTGATGCAGTAGTAATTTGGAGAACAAAGGCAAAAAGGATAAAATTGTTGACCATGGCAAAACCTACATCTCGGCCAAGTACATAATCGTACCCGTAATGCTGCTTTTCTTGGTGGCTTGCGGCCCTAAAATTCCTAATATTCTAGCGCCCGTGGAGTCGCCCCAGCGTTTTTCGTATCGGGGATCGGAAGCTGTTCCCGATCGGTGGTGGACGGCCTTCGAGGATCCAAGGCTAAACCTCCTGGTCGACAGCGCCTTGGCCAATAACCTCGATCTGGCGGCCATCTGGCAACGCTTTAAGGCCGCGGAGGCCGTTGCCAAACGCGAAGGCGCAGATCTTTGGCCTCAGCTAGAGGCCTCGGCGCAAAGTGCTATGAGCAGGCCCCAGCCCGATTTTGCCGGCGGGGAAAATGTACAGTTGGGGATTTCCGCCTCCTATGAATTCGATGTATGGGGGCGAATCAGGACGGCGGTACAGGCCGAAAAGTTTCGCGCGACGGCAAGTCTGGCCGATTATCGCACGGCGGCGATATCACTTTCCTCCGAGATTGCCTTGACCTGGTACCGGATGGTGGCGGCCAAAAAACAACTGGCACTCGCCGAAGAGCAGATACGGACCAACCAAAATATTATCAAATCGATCAGGGCCCGCTTCGGCAGCGGTCAGGTCCGGGCCGTTGATATATTGCGCCAGCTACAGTTACTGGAAAGCACGAAGGACCAAAAAATCGTATTTGAGACCAATGTAAGCCTGTTCGAAAATCAATTGGCGGTGTTATTGGGAAAATCACCTGGTGCGGTCTCGCAATTTTCGGAGACAAATTTCCCGCAATTGACCGCATTGCCCGAAACCGGCCTTCCTTTGGAGCTGGTGCGTCGCAGGCCTGACGTGCAGCGTGCCTACGATTTACTTTTGGCCGCGGACATGGACATGGCTTCGGCGGTAAAAAACAAATATCCGCGACTTTCCATCCGCTTAAGTGGCCAATTGCGGGCCAACGACTTCAACACCCTGTTCCAGAACTGGGCCTACTCCTTGGCCGGAAATTTGATAGCGCCCCTGTTTTACGGAGGACGTTTGGGCGCGGAGGTCGATCGTACCGAAGCGATCAAAAATCAAAGCCTGTACCAATACGGACAGACCGTACTGACGGCATTTCAGGAAACCGAGGACGCCCTGATCCGAGATATCAAACAGAGAGAGCGGATGGAAATTCTTAAAAAGCAGGTCGAGCTGGCCGAAAAAACAAGTCGGCAACTGCGATTGGAATTTTTGAACGGATTGAGTCCCTATTTGGATGTATTGCTCGCGCTGGACCAGGAACAACAGCTGCGACGGGATCTGATAGACGCCAAGGCCGAACAACTGGAGATTCGTATTGCACTCTATCGGGCATTGTCCGGAGGATTTGAAACAGATCAGGTGGCAATGCCGTAGGGAACCGATGCCGGAGTAGAAATCCCACTCTTAAAAAGTAGGGTAGATGGGTGCACTGTACTATTTCAAGTATATACCATCCGTTTTCAAAAGGTCGGTACGGGCCGCTTAATTTTAGGAACAACTACTATATGGAGAAAAAGAAAATTGTATTGATTTGTGTAGGTATCCTGCTTCTGGCGGGGCTGATCACGTCGTTTATCTTTCTGACCGAACCCACGGCCAAAAGTGAGGGAGCTAGCAAACAGACCGCCATGCTGGTCAATGTGGTGTCCGCAGAGAAGGGGGATTTTAATCCGGTAATCACGGCTACCGGTACCGTAAGGCCGGTCGATGACGTGGTGCTCAGTCCCTTGGTGGGTGGCCAGATCCTGCGGCGAGACCCCTCATTTACGCCGGGAGGAAGGGTGAGCAAAGGCGAGGTTCTGCTGAAAATCGACCCCGCCGATTACGGCAACACCTTGGAGCTGCGGCGGAGCGAATTGCAGCAATCACAGACCGACCTCAATATGGAAATGGGCCGCCAACAGGTCGCGGAACAAGACCTGGCGCTGATCGGAGGCGATTCGCTATCATCCGAAGAAAAGGAGTTGGTGCTTCGCAAGCCCCAACTTGATGCGGTCAAGGCCAACCTTAAAGCAGCCAAGGCCTCGGTCGACCAGGCGCAGCTCGATCTCCGGCGGACAACCGTGCGTGCCCCTTTTGATGCCCAGGTACTAAGCCGCAACGTAACCGTAGGTTCCCAGGTTTCACCGGGCGATAATCTGGGCCGGCTTGTGGGGACGGACGCCTATTGGGTAGAAATGACCGTTCCCGTAAGCCAGTTGCGCTGGCTGGATTTTCCCTTAGAACAAGACCAGACCGGCTCTTCCGTTGAACTGCGTAGCCGAACGGCATGGAAACCGGGCGAAACCCGAACGGGCCATCTCTACCGTCAGGTCGGGGCGCTCGACGACCAGACCCGCCTGTCACGGGTATTGGTGAGGGTGGAAGACCCCCTCGCCCAAAACCCCGGGAACGAAGGGCAGCCCCCCTTGATCATCGGTAGCTTTGTCGAAGCCCGAATACAGGCCGAACCCGTCGTCAACGTAGTGCGTTTAAACCGCGACTACGTGCGTAGCAACGAGACGGTATGGGTAATGCAAGATAAAAAACTACAGGTTCGCAAGGTCGAGATTCTACTCTACGATGCCGAACATGCCTATATCCTTTCAGGACTTGAAGACGGGGACCAAGTGGTAACCACCAATCTCAGTACCGTAGCCGAAGGTGTAAGCCTGCGTACCGAAGGGATGACGGGGCGCCAAAGGGAGCAAACGGACACTACCAAAACGCAGCAATGATATGAATGAGGAAAAAGAAAAAATGAAGGATGCGGATAAGGTAGGCTCGGAAAACGCGAGAAAGGAAAATCCGGGGGGAAACGTCGGGAACGAGAAGCCGTCCGGGAAGAAGAGTGCGTCGGTGAAAGAGGGTATGATCGCTTACATGGCCAAGAACTCCGTAGCCGCCAACCTACTCATGATCGTATTGCTCGCGGGGGGAATCTATTCCATGTTCACTATCCAAAAGGAGGTATTTCCCGAGTTTCAGCTCGATTTTGTCGAAGTAAACGTGGTCTATCCCGGCTCTAGCCCCGCCGAGGTCGAACAAGGCATCCTTTTACCGGTCGAGGAGGCGGTGCGCAATGTCGATGGTATCAAGGAAATCGTGTCCACCGCACGCGAAGGTTCCGGCGAGGTAACCATAGAACTGGTGGCCGGCTCCGACCGCATGAAGGCGTTTCAGGAAATTGACCAGGAAATCAACCGCATCCGCACATTTCCCGACGATATCGAACGGCCCGAAGTGGCCCTTCAATCACGGCGGCGAGACGTCATGGAACTTAGCCTGTACGGCGATGTAGATGTGTGGACCTTAAGAAAATTGGCCGAACGTTTGCGGAACATCCTGTTGAGCAACCCCGAGATTACCCAAGTGGAATTCGGGAACGTACCCGATTATATGACCCACGTAGAGATTCCCCGCCACAACCTAAGGCAGTACGGCCTTACGTTGGGCCAAGTGGCCGACATCATCGCCGAGAGCAGCGAAGACGTGCCTGCCGGGGCGGTGGAGACCAAGACCGGGGAAATACTCCTCAGGATGCAGGAACGCAAGCAGTGGGCAGATGAATTCAGCAAGATTGCCATTATCACTTCCCCCTCCGGAGCTACGGTAACCCTGGGCGATATCGCATCTGTACGCGATGGCTTTGAAGAAGTGGGGTTCTTTGGGGAGTTCAACAGCACCAAGAACATTGGTCTCGACGTTTTTCGGGTGGGAGACCAATCTCCCATGGAAATAGAGGAAAAAGTCAAGGAAATTATGGCGGACTTTCAGTTGCCGCCGGGGGTGGAATGGCGTATCGATAGCAACCAGGCCGAAGATTTTCGCGAGCGGCTTTCCCTGCTTACCGGCAACGGGCTTTTGGCTATCTTGATCGTACTGACCATCCTGACGCTTTTTCTGGAATACCGGCTGGCCTTTTGGGTCATGATGGGGATGACCATATCCTTTGTAGGGGGGATGATTTTCTTGCCGATGCTAGGGGTCAGCATCAATATGATCTCCATGTTCGGCTTTTTGGTGGTTTTAGGAATAGTTGTGGATGATGCCATCGTAGTAGGCGAAAATATTTACGAGTATCGGCAAAAGGGATACAGCGCTATGGAGGCGGCCATCAAGGGCGCCAAGGATGTATCCATGCCGGTTTCGTTCAGTATTATTACCACGATCATCGCTTTTGTGCCCCTACTCTTTATGCCGGGCGAAAACGGAAAGTTCTGGTGGCCCTTGCCGGTGGTGGTCATCGTCATCCTCGCCGTTTCCCTGATCGAGGCCCTGTTTATTCTACCGGCTCATTTGGCCCATCTGAAAAAGGATGCCAAAACGCCCAAGCCGCTCCGTTTTATCGAAAAATACCAACGGCGTTTCGCCCAGGGCTTTGAGCATGTCATCGACAAATACTATCGCCGCTTTCTGGACAAATGCTTGGAATTCCGCTATATCAGCCTCAGTGCGGCCGTCGCCCTGTTGTTGGTGGTGGGCGGGTTCGCGATGAGCGACCATATGGGGATGATCATGATGCCCGAGGTGGCGGCAGAGGAAATCGAAGCAGGGATTTTACTGCCGGTCGGCACCACCCCGGACCAGGGTGCGGAAGTGGCACGAAGGGTTACCGCGGCTACCGAAAGAATGTTCGAGGAGCACGGGTTGGACAAAGTGGCCGAAGGTATCAAGACCAATGTACGGGGACAACGTTTCGTCGATGTGGAAATCGTGATGCGGCCACCTGACGAACGGGATATGACCGCGGGCGAGGTCATAGCGCTTTGGCGCGACAACATAGGGGACATCCAAGGGGTCGACCAGATTACCTTCGAGGCCGAACGGGGACCCGGGGGATACCAGCAAGACATTAGTGTCGACCTGAGCCATTCCGAAATTGAGGTATTGGAGCAGGCCAGTACCGCTTTTTTGGAACGTATGGAAGCATTTGAGAATACCCGTGATGTCAATGATAACTACGATATGGGCAAAATTCAGTACGATTTCAAACTGCTTCCCGAAGGGCGGAACCTAGGGCTTACTTCCAATGATGTCGGCCGACAGGTGCGGGATGCCTTCTACGGGGCCTTGGCCATGCGGCAGTTGCGAGGTAACAATGAGATCGAGGTGCGGGTCAAATTGCCCTACGAAGAGCGAAAGGATATGCACAATCTGAAAGATTTTTTAGTACGTACCCCGACCGGGGTGGAAGTTCCCCTGCTCGATGTCGTCGAGGTTCGGCAACGGGAAGCCTTTACCAGTATCAACCGTCGCGACGGGCGGCGCGTGGTCAACGTGGGGATGGACGTAGAGCCTTCCAATGCGGTTTCAAGGGTGCTTGAAAGGGTTCAGGAAGAGGTGCTGCCGCAATTGCGTGCGGATTTTCCCGGTACCACTTGGACGTTCGAGGGCAGCCAAGCGGACATGCGCGAGAGTACCGCCAGCCTTTGGAGCGGTTTTGGCATCGCCATGCTCTTGATCTATGCCCTGCTGTCCCTGGCTTTTAAAAGCTATAGCCAGCCCTTGATTGTGATGGCCGCAATCCCTTTCGGAATTATTGGCGCGGTTATCGGGCACATACTTTTGGGCTATGATATATCCATCGTCAGCCTTATGGGGGTTATCGCTTTATCCGGAGTGGTGGTCAACGACTCCCTGATCATGATCGACTATGCCAATAAACAACGGAAGCAGAAATCGATCTACGAGTCCATCCACGAGGCGGGATTACGCAGGTTCAGGCCGATCATGCTGACGACCTTGACCACGTTCGGCGGTCTGGCACCCATCATTTTAGAAAACTCCAGCCAAGCCTTTCACCTCATTCCTATGGCCATCAGCTTAGGCTTTGGCATCGTTTTCGCCACCAGCATCATCCTAGTAATAGTGCCTTGTCTCTACCTGACTTTGGAGGATGTGAAAATGTATTGGAAAAAGGGTAAAACCGTGGATAAGGTAGAGGTGTCGATGCTTCCGTGATATTATTTTTTGCGATCGACTTCATAGGCATATAACTGCCGCCCCAATTCCGCCAAGAAAGGAAGTCCGATTTCATCGTATTCGTAGGTGTCGTCGTTAAAGATGCCGTTTTTGTTGACCAGGATTGTGGCGGTCAGCATAAATTCCACCCCATTTTGGTCGTCAGTGATATAGGCGGAGTCGGTCAAGGTGCCATGGGCGAATCCCACTTTATTATGGATTTTGACGCTCGCCGGAATGTCCTGTTGAGTGTCCCCATATATAAAGAACTTGACGTAGCCATCGTAAAATTCTTTGGGGTCGTATCCTACTTTTTTGGGAAGGGTATGCATAGCGGTAAGAAGAAACTCCCGCTGTTCTTCACTGATATCGAAGCGTTCTTCGGATGAAAAGAGGTGGGGGAAGACGATCCGTTTCAGCAATCCATGCTGGGCGGGAACGGGATAATAGTTGTTAAGACTGAAATCGAAGGCTTCGTCAATCAGGGCACCTCCTTCATAGTATCCCTTTCCCTTGGTGATGTTTTTAAGGTCTAGAGGTTCCGGAGCGGTGTTGATAGTGCCGTCCAAAATAGCGGTCGTGCTGTCATTTTCGTAAATGATCAGGGGTTTTGTGGCCAGGTCGTCCGAACGATACCCGAGCCGATGGGCGATTCGGACGGGGCGCACCCCTTTTTTTCTAAGGCCGGAGTTTATGGCATCCTGTCCCAAAAATTCTATTAGCCGATTGCTGGCATCGTTGTCGCTTACGGCGAAAATCTGGGAAATCGCCTCGGCAAAGGTCGTTTCCACGGAATCGCCTTCGACGTAAAAACGGGTGTTACGATCGAGGGAGTCGGTGCGGTTCAGTTTTTCAAGGGCCAAGACCGCAATCGGGAATTTTACAGTGCTGGCCGGATAAAAATATGCATCCGCATCGACCTGAAAATCGAAGTCCCTTAGAACGACACTATCGTTTTTACGATCGATTTGGGTGTACCGAATCTGCAGTCCGTAATGAGAAATGCTATCCATTACCCGCTTTATCGCGGGTACATGGGAGCCCAAAACCTTTTCAAGGGGAGTGCCCGACGGTTCCTGTACCGCGCAGGCACCTAGAATCGCGAAAACTACAGCGGGCAAGAGTAGGCGCAGTGCTTTTTTACGGCCAATTGTCACGGCCACGGACAAAAAAGAAGGTAAAGGCAGTTTCATGGTCTGGCTTTTGGTTCTATCGGCTTCGGGTGGCGGTAGTGGTTCGCGGTTGGGGGCCGATGGTGCTTCCTTGGTTTCAGATCGGGGACTTTCGGTCCGCCGCTTTCCCCTTAACAAAACGAAAGTAATAAATTCCCCTGTTCCCACCCCAAAGTTCTGTTAACTAATAATAAGGTAGCCTTGCGAAGCGGCGGGCTTTTGTTATTTTTGCGCCATGCGAGCAAAAGTTCCATCCCGTATCTACGTGCTGTGCTGTCTTGTTGCGACGGTACTTTTAGGGGGTTGTGATTCCCTTTGGAAGAAAGAGCGGCCCGAGGCATTGGCACGGGTGGGGGACAATTATTTGTTCAAAGAAGATCTTGCCCCGCTATTCGGCAACAGCCTTTCAAAAGATGACAGCATTGCCTTTGTGACCGATTACATCAATACCTGGGCATCGAATCAACTTCTTCTCGATAAGGCCAAGATCAACCTGCCGGAGGATAAATTGAAGCAATTCGAGGCCTTGGTGGCCGATTACCGCACCGATTTATATACCCGGGCGTATAAGGAGGCTCTGGTACAACAGGTCAACGATTCAACCGTAAACGAATCAGAGCTGCAAGACTTTTACGAGCGGGAAAAAGAAAACTTCCGGTTGAAGGAAAAATTGGTCAAGCTGAGGTTTGTGGCCCTTTCCAAGGATTTTCTGAACAAGGTGGAAGTTGCCGAAAGACTTAAAAATTTTGGGGAAAAGGACCAGAACGTACTCGACTCCATCAGCGTCCAGTTTCGGAAAGCGAGTTTCAACGACTCCATTTGGGTGACGGCATCCCGTATCATCGATGAAATCCCCCCTCTGACATTTGAAAATGTCGAGAAACACCTAAAGAAATCACAATTTCTGAACATGGAGGATGATAGCGGGGTATATTTGGCCAAGATCATCGATGTCATGGAGGTAGACGATATCGCTCCATTGTCCTTTATCGAACCCACCATCGAGCGGGTGCTTTTAAGCCGCAGGAAACTGGATTTTATACGAAAATTGGAAACAGATGTAATCGACGAGGCCATCCAAAAAAGGAAATTCGAGGTCTATGACAAAACAAATAAAAATAGTAATGACGAAGGTTAAAATGATGAAAACGATACGATTGAGAGCCCTTTTTGTAATGCTGGCGATATGTGGCATAACATTCGCCCAACAATCCGACGAACTGACGGATACTCAGGTAGAGCCGGACGAACCGGCCTTGGAAGCAAGTATGGATGTTACGGATGTCAAAAAGGATTCCTCAAGCAACTACAAAAAAATCAAATTGGACGGAATTGCAGCGGTGGTCGGTGATTATGTGATATTGGATTCCGACATTGAAAAAACGCTCATCGACCTGAAAAGCCAAGGCGCCTCGGTTGAGGATGTTACCCGATGCGGCTTGCTGGGCAAATTGATGGAAGACCGACTTTATGCGCATCAGGCGGTGCAGGACAGTCTTTTGGTTTCCGACGACGAGGTCGCGGCTACTACCGAAAGACAGATCCAGTCGTTCGTACAGCAGACCGGGTCCATGGAAAAACTATTGCAATTCTATCGAAAGGAAGATGAGGCCAGCCTTCGGGAGGACATCAATAAGATCAACAAACTGCGTATGCTTTCGGAAAAAATGCAAACCAGTATTGTCGAGGAAATCGAGATCACTCCCGAGGAGGTGCGGCAGTTCTTCAACAATATTCCAGAGGACGAACGCCCTGTCTTCGGAGCGGAAATGGAAATCGCCCAGATCGTAAAAGCGCCAGAACCGACCGAAAAGGAAAAGCAGGAGGTCATCGATAAATTGAACAAGATCAGGGCCGATGTTCTGGATAACGATGCCAGTTTCAGCGTAAAGGCGATTTTGTATTCCGAAGATCCCGGCTCCAAGTCCGACGGTGGATTTTATAGTATTACCAAAGATACCGGATTCGACAAGACTTTTAAGGACGTAGCCTTCAGCCTAAAACAAGGTGAAATATCCGAGCCCTTTGAAACCGCTTTCGGATATCACATCATTTATATGGAGAAGATACGAGGGCAGGAACGCGATATACGTCACATCCTTATGCAGCCTGAAATTTCACAGAAGGCCTTGGACGAGGTGAAAGAGGAACTCGATACGATCCGC
Encoded here:
- a CDS encoding serine hydrolase; its protein translation is MKLPLPSFLSVAVTIGRKKALRLLLPAVVFAILGACAVQEPSGTPLEKVLGSHVPAIKRVMDSISHYGLQIRYTQIDRKNDSVVLRDFDFQVDADAYFYPASTVKFPIAVLALEKLNRTDSLDRNTRFYVEGDSVETTFAEAISQIFAVSDNDASNRLIEFLGQDAINSGLRKKGVRPVRIAHRLGYRSDDLATKPLIIYENDSTTAILDGTINTAPEPLDLKNITKGKGYYEGGALIDEAFDFSLNNYYPVPAQHGLLKRIVFPHLFSSEERFDISEEQREFLLTAMHTLPKKVGYDPKEFYDGYVKFFIYGDTQQDIPASVKIHNKVGFAHGTLTDSAYITDDQNGVEFMLTATILVNKNGIFNDDTYEYDEIGLPFLAELGRQLYAYEVDRKK
- the rluF gene encoding 23S rRNA pseudouridine(2604) synthase RluF, encoding MSDPKQTRINKYLSEVGYCSRRAADKLIEQGRVTVNGQVPEMGTKITDSDEVRVDGKPVSEPQEKPVYLAFNKPVGIVCTTDTRVEKDNIIDYIGYPKRIFPIGRLDKPSEGLILLTNDGDIVNKILRSRNDHGKEYLVTVDRPLTEQFLQGMRNGVPILDTVTKKCEVMQIGEREFRIILTQGLNRQIRRMCEHFDYRVKHLKRIRVLNVTLDIPVGKWRDLTETELKEIKRLTANSDKVHRD
- a CDS encoding carboxypeptidase-like regulatory domain-containing protein; translated protein: MKNKTNKIPKKSWLAACIFLSLIWVTATPSAFAFYQNVQQEPQDQSFKEYKGEVIGNDTNKSLVFATVAIEGTNVSTITNADGEFALKVPSDMADDPLDSNVLVSFLGYTTKSIPLVQFDENGNNEIKLRVSVTELPEVNVEVPKDAEALVRETLKRKGDNYFDDPTLMTAFYRETIKKRRRNVSLSEAVVNIYKTPYTSYKKDGVKLYKARKSTDYSRLDTVALKLQGGPFNALFVDVMKYPEYIFTDETLNNYDFSFDRSTRVNDRLIYVVNFKQLESILDPLYQGKLYIDAENKILTSAIFSLNITDRDRAARMFVRKKPSNARVWPTEVAYRVDYREKNGRWYYGYSNVLMTFKINWDKRLFNSVYSMTCEMAVTDWKKNKDSDFPRARERMKSSIILADEAIGFSDPNFWGEYNIIEPDKSIESAIDKIRRQLQRSGNNGGTSAR
- a CDS encoding efflux RND transporter permease subunit, giving the protein MNEEKEKMKDADKVGSENARKENPGGNVGNEKPSGKKSASVKEGMIAYMAKNSVAANLLMIVLLAGGIYSMFTIQKEVFPEFQLDFVEVNVVYPGSSPAEVEQGILLPVEEAVRNVDGIKEIVSTAREGSGEVTIELVAGSDRMKAFQEIDQEINRIRTFPDDIERPEVALQSRRRDVMELSLYGDVDVWTLRKLAERLRNILLSNPEITQVEFGNVPDYMTHVEIPRHNLRQYGLTLGQVADIIAESSEDVPAGAVETKTGEILLRMQERKQWADEFSKIAIITSPSGATVTLGDIASVRDGFEEVGFFGEFNSTKNIGLDVFRVGDQSPMEIEEKVKEIMADFQLPPGVEWRIDSNQAEDFRERLSLLTGNGLLAILIVLTILTLFLEYRLAFWVMMGMTISFVGGMIFLPMLGVSINMISMFGFLVVLGIVVDDAIVVGENIYEYRQKGYSAMEAAIKGAKDVSMPVSFSIITTIIAFVPLLFMPGENGKFWWPLPVVVIVILAVSLIEALFILPAHLAHLKKDAKTPKPLRFIEKYQRRFAQGFEHVIDKYYRRFLDKCLEFRYISLSAAVALLLVVGGFAMSDHMGMIMMPEVAAEEIEAGILLPVGTTPDQGAEVARRVTAATERMFEEHGLDKVAEGIKTNVRGQRFVDVEIVMRPPDERDMTAGEVIALWRDNIGDIQGVDQITFEAERGPGGYQQDISVDLSHSEIEVLEQASTAFLERMEAFENTRDVNDNYDMGKIQYDFKLLPEGRNLGLTSNDVGRQVRDAFYGALAMRQLRGNNEIEVRVKLPYEERKDMHNLKDFLVRTPTGVEVPLLDVVEVRQREAFTSINRRDGRRVVNVGMDVEPSNAVSRVLERVQEEVLPQLRADFPGTTWTFEGSQADMRESTASLWSGFGIAMLLIYALLSLAFKSYSQPLIVMAAIPFGIIGAVIGHILLGYDISIVSLMGVIALSGVVVNDSLIMIDYANKQRKQKSIYESIHEAGLRRFRPIMLTTLTTFGGLAPIILENSSQAFHLIPMAISLGFGIVFATSIILVIVPCLYLTLEDVKMYWKKGKTVDKVEVSMLP
- a CDS encoding peptidylprolyl isomerase; this translates as MTKVKMMKTIRLRALFVMLAICGITFAQQSDELTDTQVEPDEPALEASMDVTDVKKDSSSNYKKIKLDGIAAVVGDYVILDSDIEKTLIDLKSQGASVEDVTRCGLLGKLMEDRLYAHQAVQDSLLVSDDEVAATTERQIQSFVQQTGSMEKLLQFYRKEDEASLREDINKINKLRMLSEKMQTSIVEEIEITPEEVRQFFNNIPEDERPVFGAEMEIAQIVKAPEPTEKEKQEVIDKLNKIRADVLDNDASFSVKAILYSEDPGSKSDGGFYSITKDTGFDKTFKDVAFSLKQGEISEPFETAFGYHIIYMEKIRGQERDIRHILMQPEISQKALDEVKEELDTIRKHIMEGKYTFAEAALNFSDEKETKFDGGLLRNPVNYDSRFELTKMDPTLYNQVRNLKDDEISYPLLEEDPRGGGPKYKILKVTNRYDEHTANFAQDYTKIQELAKTEKQYKAIKKWMDKHITDTYISVDEDNRDCDFANNWVKE
- a CDS encoding efflux RND transporter periplasmic adaptor subunit; the encoded protein is MEKKKIVLICVGILLLAGLITSFIFLTEPTAKSEGASKQTAMLVNVVSAEKGDFNPVITATGTVRPVDDVVLSPLVGGQILRRDPSFTPGGRVSKGEVLLKIDPADYGNTLELRRSELQQSQTDLNMEMGRQQVAEQDLALIGGDSLSSEEKELVLRKPQLDAVKANLKAAKASVDQAQLDLRRTTVRAPFDAQVLSRNVTVGSQVSPGDNLGRLVGTDAYWVEMTVPVSQLRWLDFPLEQDQTGSSVELRSRTAWKPGETRTGHLYRQVGALDDQTRLSRVLVRVEDPLAQNPGNEGQPPLIIGSFVEARIQAEPVVNVVRLNRDYVRSNETVWVMQDKKLQVRKVEILLYDAEHAYILSGLEDGDQVVTTNLSTVAEGVSLRTEGMTGRQREQTDTTKTQQ
- a CDS encoding peptidyl-prolyl cis-trans isomerase, coding for MRAKVPSRIYVLCCLVATVLLGGCDSLWKKERPEALARVGDNYLFKEDLAPLFGNSLSKDDSIAFVTDYINTWASNQLLLDKAKINLPEDKLKQFEALVADYRTDLYTRAYKEALVQQVNDSTVNESELQDFYEREKENFRLKEKLVKLRFVALSKDFLNKVEVAERLKNFGEKDQNVLDSISVQFRKASFNDSIWVTASRIIDEIPPLTFENVEKHLKKSQFLNMEDDSGVYLAKIIDVMEVDDIAPLSFIEPTIERVLLSRRKLDFIRKLETDVIDEAIQKRKFEVYDKTNKNSNDEG
- a CDS encoding efflux transporter outer membrane subunit, with product MENKGKKDKIVDHGKTYISAKYIIVPVMLLFLVACGPKIPNILAPVESPQRFSYRGSEAVPDRWWTAFEDPRLNLLVDSALANNLDLAAIWQRFKAAEAVAKREGADLWPQLEASAQSAMSRPQPDFAGGENVQLGISASYEFDVWGRIRTAVQAEKFRATASLADYRTAAISLSSEIALTWYRMVAAKKQLALAEEQIRTNQNIIKSIRARFGSGQVRAVDILRQLQLLESTKDQKIVFETNVSLFENQLAVLLGKSPGAVSQFSETNFPQLTALPETGLPLELVRRRPDVQRAYDLLLAADMDMASAVKNKYPRLSIRLSGQLRANDFNTLFQNWAYSLAGNLIAPLFYGGRLGAEVDRTEAIKNQSLYQYGQTVLTAFQETEDALIRDIKQRERMEILKKQVELAEKTSRQLRLEFLNGLSPYLDVLLALDQEQQLRRDLIDAKAEQLEIRIALYRALSGGFETDQVAMP